In Halococcus salifodinae DSM 8989, the genomic window CGGCGATCTGACGGACGAGCAAAACAACAACAGATCGTCTCCGAACTCGGGTGGACTGACGCGAAAACGAGTTCGGTCGTTAGCCGCCTTCGCGATGACGGAACCATCGAGGGCTTCCGACTCGGGCGTGAGAACGTCCTTCGCCTTCCTGACGAAGCAACTGAGGATACCACAGATGATCCACGGACTGACGAATAACCCATGATACCATCGATACCCACCCTCCCGAAGCGCCTTTCACGGACGTGCCAAACGCTTCGTGAACACATCTCTGGGACGATCTCGAAACGGACCGCACTGATCGTCCTCGTACTGGCAGTCGGGATACTCACCCTCACAGCAGGACCAACACTCAGCCAGTCGGGCACGACTGCGACGTCCGAGACGGAAGTGAACAATTCGACTGCGACTCCGGGAGCAGAAATTGCCAGTGCGATCTCGGTCGAGGAGACTCTCCTCGGAGGCGAACTGCAAGAACGGACTCTCGATATTACACTCGAAGAAGCGACGGGTGATGAAGAGCGTGTAGCAATCGTCGCCACGACGGTTCAGCGACTCGACGGTCGTCTCACCCAACTCGACACACAGTCTCAACGTCTCCAAGCAACACGAGATCAACCAAACACCGTCTCCGCTGCACCCGAGTACGCACCGATCGCTGCCGAGGCCAAGACGATCAACCGTCTGCTCGAGCGACTCCAGACGACGGCCACGGAACTCCCCGCCAGTCAGTTCGAAGCGCAGTACACCAATGCGACCAGTATTGAGCGGCTTGACGCACGTGCTGGCGCATTGATCACGGGCGATCCTGTCTCAACCTCGATACCAGAGCCTGCAACCTCCACTTCGTCCACTCCCACCACAGCCTCCCCTACTACGCCAAGTGCTGATCCATCTACCTCAGTAACTGATCGCCCGCCCGAAGAAAACGAATCGACCAGCGGTGACGGGAGTGACACAGCTACTGAGAGTGGTGATGACGAGGATGACGCTGACGACAGTGGCAGCGAGGAGAATGACGATGATGAAAGCGACGAGGACAATGAGAACGATGACACCGATGGTGCTGATGACTGATACGTGTCGGGATTGCTACTCACTCATAGGGCCGTGCGTAATCTTTTACCGATAGATGAAGAAGAGCAGAGTGATGGGCCGACTCGACGATATCTCTCTGGAAGAACTTCGAGAGCTTCGTGAACGAGCGGGGGAAGGAAAACCTCGGGAACGAGTGCTTGCGGCGATTGGCCGCAAGCAGGGTGACGAGCTTGAGACGCTGGCCGAACGTCACGGTGTTGTCGAGAAAACCATCCGCAACTGGCTCGATCGGTTCGTCGAAGAACCGATCGAGCCGGCACTGTCCGACGATACCTCTCCAGGTCGTCCACTGAAACTTGACATCGATGAGCGTGAACAGTTGTTCAAGCAGCTTCAGCATCCACCGACTGAACTCGGCTACGAACAACAGGCATGGTCCTCAAAGCTCCTGGTCCACCACGTCAAAGACAGGCACGGTGTTGAATACAGTCGTGGACATGCCCGCAAACTGTTGAGTGAGGCCGGGCTGTCCTGGCGGACAGCACGGCCACGACATCACGAGGCCGATCTACAGCAGAAACGAGAGTTCCAGCAGACAGTTCAAAAAAACGGCCCGAACTGAGCGAGAAGACCGTTGTCGTAGTCGACCAGTTCACCAAGCGTGTTGGCACCGTCCAGCGGCTTGGTTGGTACCCGATCGGGTCAGATCCGACGATAGAGATGACGAACTCGTGGGACAAGGTGACAGCGCTTGGCGCTGTCACTAACGACGGCGAGAGCTTCTACTGCTGGACAGAAGATTCTTTGAAGACACAGCATGGACTCTGG contains:
- a CDS encoding winged helix-turn-helix domain-containing protein encodes the protein MGRLDDISLEELRELRERAGEGKPRERVLAAIGRKQGDELETLAERHGVVEKTIRNWLDRFVEEPIEPALSDDTSPGRPLKLDIDEREQLFKQLQHPPTELGYEQQAWSSKLLVHHVKDRHGVEYSRGHARKLLSEAGLSWRTARPRHHEADLQQKREFQQTVQKNGPN